The Solanum pennellii chromosome 11, SPENNV200 sequence caaattttaaaaaataaaaaaagtgtaattttctctctctttccccCTTCctacttcatcttcttcattctcATCCGCCCTTAGCCTCgtcccaaaaaataaaagaaacaacaacATTTTCATCTTTCTTCACATTTTACACTCAAAAGTTattcaatcataaaatataatatattgtaaTTAGCTCTTGCACATGCTTTATgttctatttattttgatttgataaaaaaaatcaagaaaactttaagttgaaaaaaatatatttatgaataatttaggcaatacattttaaatttatgaaaatggTGAATAATATGTTTTCTTGCAAAAGCTTTTTGAACATTATATTTGATGATTATGGTGATGAGGTATATTTCAAAGAAGAATAATAGAAAAGGGGTAGGGGCGGGTAGGGGTTTCTAgggatgaagaagaagagaaaaagggtGGGGTTGGGgctgaagaagaaaagaaaaaaaagatgagGTGCGACTGAATAAGATAGAGAatgggtgggggtgggggtgggtgggctgaagaagaagagaaaaagatgGGTGgggatgaagaagaaagattttgatattttttttaaaatttttttaattattattattattattttgtcttagaattttaataatttttaaataaaagtattgCATTCACTTGCATGTGGTCTCACATTTGTCCAACTCGACCATTTTGATCCCACATAAGCTCGGTCAATGGTCAGAGGGGTGTAGAAAGTAGAGTTTATTCGATTTTAAGGGTTCATTTGGCAAAGTGATGAGTAGAAAGGTTGAACTGACAAACGGAGCCAAGTACATGGGTCTCCAGATCATTCTGTCTATTTCTTAAGTGAAGTGTAAGATTGGATGTATCAAGGTTCGACTTCAAAATCGAGACCAGACTTGAACGCCTAACCTTGATAACTAATCTAGGACTTAGCCCAATACCTGAGTTCAAAATCAAGACCCGAGCCCAACCCCAACTTTGACTCTGACACCCAATCTTGATTCCAAAATTTAAACTAGGATCCAATCCTGAGATCTGATATGGGACCCGAATCTAAAAACCGACCCAAGACATAGTTTCTGAATTGTGATCTAACCTTGATATTTGACCCTGACTATCAACTCAAGACCTCATGTGATACCTGACTTGGGATCTAACCTCGAATCTCGACTCTAACGCCTGGCTTAGAACACCACCTGACATCTAATACTATTTAACCCTGATACTCGACCATGACAATCAATTGGGGACTTGATTTGATACGTGACTTGGGTCCCAACCTCGACTCATTACATTAACGCTTGACTTAGAACACCAACTGACATTTAAGACAAGACCCGACCTCGATGCCCATATCAGGATTTGACCTAGATGCTTACCTAAGACCTGAAACTTAAATTGAGATTCAACCCGGAGTTGATTCGAAACTTAGGAGTTGGGTCTCTCATCAAGGTTGGATTTCAAATCAATAATCGAATTCTTAACTAGTATGGAGAACCAATACGCGAGACTGGAGTTCATGTAGAAGGCTGAGGTGTGAGGTTGAAAAAGAGTTGTAGAAAATGTTTCCTTATTTGTTAGATATATTTTAGATCCcttaaatttgagaaataatgaataaatgtAATGAAAGGTTACCTTGATTTGGGAAAAAACTTCTATTATCATCTGCGCAAGCAACAAAAAGTGCGTTGTTTGGGTTGAAAATCTCCTGACATGCTAGTAAGAACCATTCCCTCAACACACCAGGCCCAATAGCTTGTTCCTCTTTGAATTGCACAAATAAACTGCCTGGCAGGTATTTGAGTTTGGTAATATAATCGAACGAGTCTACTATCAATTTGGACCTATCAATGAGCATATTGTACTGATCTTCTACATTATCTTCAACTTCTGGAACCATCATCATTGCCAATTGCCTCCGTATATAAAAGTTTGTTACCTCTTTGTGCTCAAAAATCCACTCATAATGTTCTGATTTCTCTGCAAAGTTTGTTATTAGATAGCACAATGAGCCCTTTACTTGCTTCATGTTCTGCCAAAAATCATCCTCCATATAGATATACAGTTTGGATATACTCTGTAAGTCGTTCAGGATATCAAGATATAGAGACCACCAAGGTACAACAATGtctttttttaccttttttgaaTCCAACAACCTTAAAGAGAGTGTCACTTTTGCTAGCAAATCATAGAACATTTCACACATGGGTAAATCAATCTTTTCAAAAAACTTTTCTTCATAAGTGACGTTGTCCATCAACCATAAGACATTCCATACTGGGAGCAGAAACGCTCTAAAATCACGCACAAGGGTAAATGATAACCCCTCAAATCCAGATGTTCCCATTGTCGAGTCTAAGTCAAGAGATAACTCAGCTGATATCTCCATAAGAAATGGAAAAACACTGTTTAAGGATACCAACTTTTTCTGCTCATACTTGCACCTCGGGATCCCTGTGAACTCTATCATAGCCCCTAAACTACTTCGACAAATTCGATACAATCCATCATCAGTCTTCACATTTTCTCGCAAAATTTGGCAAAATTTTAACGCTATAAAAGCATATATTGGTTTAAGGGGATCattcttaaatgaactaataaattcaCGAATGGATGTATAAGCAATCATTCTATAGTTCTGATTCAGATAAAGCATTACCAAGTCTTTTGGAACAGAAGAGGAAATAATTAACTCAAGATGTTCAATCGCTCGATCAAAATCATTTGGAATTGAACTCAAGAAATTCATAACCATGCTTTGTATATGATCTGAGACTGAGCGGGGCTCAACGGAGTTATCTTTGTTTTTGCACAACTCCACAATTTGTGAAGATAAGTCGTTCAATTGATCCTTCGCGATGTTAACATCACGCTTACGCTTATTGGTGTCAgtgttgttgatgttgatggAATGTAGAGACATTCCGACCAAATGGGGCAGCAAATCTGGGTGGACAAAAGAGCAGAGAAACAAAGAAAGGCAGAATGTGAAAAATGTGAAGAAAAATTAGTATAAAAGAGAAAGGAAGAgataaaattgtaaataatattttatgaattaatcCCCTTAATACGTTCAAAAACCATTTAAATCCTCTAAGTtaataaaagtgaaattttgGTACTActtatgtatttaaaaatttatttatattgagaTAAATAAAAGTCACTCAATGAGTCAATTAATCACATACTTGGAGACACGAATAGAGGAATGACCAACTCTTTATAAAGTATGCATGTGTTGAAAGAATGAAGTCTGATGACAACATAACATGAACTGTGGAAAAAAGAGTTGCATGCTTTCGTCAAATCTCAAACACTGCAACCTTAAAACATACATCAGacaatataaacatatttttctataaaaatagtaaaaattacACCAGAtatcaaaaattctaaaaattacaaaaattaagcATCCAGAATATGAATTTCTATTAATTACTTTTTGATAACTTTTTTGAAATCAAAAGTCGTTAAAATATCTGATAATCAGTACAAACGTTAACAATCGACTAACTTAAAGGACTGaatgatgtaccgtggtttcacagtactttcaatgctttttccttaagtttagtgtgtgtctagggcctttttgtagtaattttaatgtgtttttatctatgttttgcaggaaagttgtccGGAACAAAAATGTAGAAGGCTGTGAAGAATCAGCGCAGAAGTGACCCACGAAGCCATCAACGGTCCCTAGATGGTGACCGTCATTTAGAGGTTCAGACATCTGGAAGCAACTCGgagaattctgaccaagtgtggggctacagaagtatcgacggtccgtcgttccatcgatggaccatcCTGGCAAACCGTCGATCAGATCaaagagtagtcccagtacccggtgttgaagaaaaactaagtatggaacgacgaaGGCGTCGACGAaccgtgttgttggtccgtcgattggatcagagaagatgcaaaAGCGACAGCTGAAGAAAAAGCTAAGTCTGGACCGACGGAGGCAGTCGGCGGtccgtcgacggtccgtcgttccatcgacggaccatctgtggggtcgtcgattgaagccgcattttttggaaaaactttccttgttttttttccttttattttaggataatgtctttataaatatggtgtaaaacctcgtttttggggttggattttttttttggttttcatacttttgttcttggagatttaaCTTTGGAATTTGACAATTTTATTCATGTTTTCGAAATTGATTATcaagtaaattttgttttttcaagcgcaatttctagattttcttcaaacttctcaaagtaagttcatgaattattGTTTAACAATCATGATTTGTGTTCTTCCAggtatgggtaactaaatccacaactagggttgtgggaaccatgggtgattaacaaagtaaaactagctaaataataattctcaaataggtttttgcatgtattgataattctttcgtttagaagatttttttaacggtggccaacgttagaacacgccttgttgctacttgccgaaccaaggaggtagttaataagaaaagaattatcaacatagatttagtgagacactatctaataggctagtttcgattggtgcgaagtaataactaagtcatacatcgaatttgacgcttaatatgaagtaaaggtaagggttagtaacttaaacccacgtagccggaccaaggtacggggtgaaattctatATATGCCGGACCaaagatttagagatacataacttatcactttgcatgcaagacactagaaaaaaattgttatagctaggattaccgcgttatgaacctatgagGAACACTTACACCTTAGTTTGTCTCAcgacttgataaacaccaaagttTTAATCTTACTTCTTGTTTTAGTTAGAATTAATTAaacacttttgtttcacaaatcCCCCCTCTTTAATTAACTATTTTCTGGAAAGGAAATAGACGTAATTGTATATtgaattaagtctaaaccattttcctcgtgggatcaaACGCAGCCTACTTAttggattctttacttgatacgaccgcttatatatttttgtaacgAAGTGTAACTTGAGTGTATCATTTAGTCGCTCATGAGTATATTTCAgtgattatttttcaaatacctTAAACATAAGGGACCATCTGGAAATTTGTTTCATACTTTCTGGtagtgtaatttaatttaatttagtatatctttttatgatttttattgaattttttaaaaatagttttgcCATTTAGTGTGAacaatttatattctttttgactttttgaaaaaaaaattaaatgtttttgccattataatgtgattatttattatcttttgactttttctgtattttaaaaagaatatttttgttattataattcaatatattataatttttgtttatgtGATTTGGTATGAcgtttaatctttttttatattttaataggatctattttgtttaaaaattttcttttttctactaTTACAATCAGATCTAGTGTACACActcctttaaaaaaaatctcattagatttattattttttaaaggcaATGCGATCTAGTACAACTTTTAGTTTAATGAAATCTTTTAGTATTTGTTAATATTAATCTCTATGGAATTTGTAGATTCTTGAACTTGCcgcattttatttttgatatgtattaattttttatgttattgtaGTTCAATGACATTGTGACGATTCAAACCGTCGTAAGTGATACCCACAATAAATCACCTGGTAGGAGAACCAAGTACTAACCTGTCACGACCTAGACCACTGTGATTGACGCCCACACTAACCTTCTGATAGGAGAACCCTTACTACAACTCAACTAAGCAACCTTAACACATATACTACCAATTTAAAGATACAGAAGCATGTTTAAATGCAGAAAATATATAGAGTTCGCATAAACTCCAAACGTTTAGATAAACTAGCCAAACTAATGTGGAAGAACAAcccctagaacctgaaagtcatcgtACCAAAACTCTACAAATGATAAGTCTAAGAACAAGAGGTACAACCCCGAAACTAAGATAACACCTTAAACAAATACTCTGAGTCCGAAAAGAATGGACTTAAACAAGAGAGATCCATGGCAGCCTGAAAGAACTGGCTCACTGTTGAATCCAGTCACGCTCAATAGTCACCAAGTTGAAGTCTATCAAATAGCCGCCTGAATATGTCCTATACTCAACAAAGAACAAGTGCAGTATTAGTGCACAACCACACAttactggtaggatcacacggCTATCCCATTAagttaaacatatataagtcattacaatatcataaacatgcatacaccgaacatatacaatatcaattatcaTTTTACGAGCAACCTACAATTTCACGTTCTCAATAACAAGTATATATGACAAGTCAGTGGCCCTCTAACGGAATCCAATTCAATGGTTCTCTTATGGAGCCATTCCCTAAACTGTTAGTGATCGTGGCACCCGTTCCAAGTTAGTGTGTCGAATCGTGACATCCATTCCAATTTGTATGTCAgtacgtgacacccgatcccagTTAGTGTGTTGGAATGTGACACCCTCTCTAttcaacacaccacaatcacaatcataaTGTACATTCTCATAATCGTACAAGCAAGAGGTGATTCATGACATATAGTTATTCGTCCATACCCCCTTACTTTAGGTGTAATCAATAATGcaatattcacattcatacatgcaatACAATGAAGCACATACtaacatatatcacacaaacatataatcacaatcatcacctacctcgaaactaAGATTAAAATTTCTAAGGCACTTGAATCCTCcctttttggatttttttctGCTTATTCGTGGTCTAAAAACATACAATTAACGCAAGGATCAATAAACAAGGCCTAATTACCCGAATTACAATCAACATATAAATCCTAGGTCAAACCCATGATCCAAATACCCATCTTAGGGATTTTCCACCATAAATTCCAGATCAAAACCCTCGCTCAATG is a genomic window containing:
- the LOC107003590 gene encoding E3 ubiquitin-protein ligase UPL5-like; protein product: MSLHSININNTDTNKRKRDVNIAKDQLNDLSSQIVELCKNKDNSVEPRSVSDHIQSMVMNFLSSIPNDFDRAIEHLELIISSSVPKDLVMLYLNQNYRMIAYTSIREFISSFKNDPLKPIYAFIALKFCQILRENVKTDDGLYRICRSSLGAMIEFTGIPRCKYEQKKLVSLNSVFPFLMEISAELSLDLDSTMGTSGFEGLSFTLVRDFRAFLLPVWNVLWLMDNVTYEEKFFEKIDLPMCEMFYDLLAKVTLSLRLLDSKKVKKDIVVPWWSLYLDILNDLQSISKLYIYMEDDFWQNMKQVKGSLCYLITNFAEKSEHYEWIFEHKEVTNFYIRRQLAMMMVPEVEDNVEDQYNMLIDRSKLIVDSFDYITKLKYLPGSLFVQFKEEQAIGPGVLREWFLLACQEIFNPNNALFVACADDNRSFFPNQASEVNPLHLEYFQFSGRMIALALAYDVQIGVAFDRAFFLQLAGNDVSLEEIRDTDPLLYRSCNEILHMDAETVDGDMLGLTFVCEFESLGLRREIELCPNGKDIVVDSKNRETYVDLLIQQRFVTSIADQVAYFSKGFSDVITRSESFFRCLSLEDFNLILGGRIDISVEDWRAHTDYNGYDEESDVQISWFWKIVETMSVDQKKMLLFFWTSMKSLPFEGFGGLDSKLSIHKTLGPDDHLPSSHTCFYQLCLPVYQSMTDMKDRLMIITQGDIASSFGTL